In the genome of Streptomyces sp. Q6, the window TCGTCGAGAAGCTGCGGAGCGTCCCCGACGGGGGCAACAAGGAGGCGCTGGGGCTGCTGTGCGACCTGTTCGCGCTGTCGTCGATCGAGGCCGACCGGGCGTGGTTCATGGAGCACGGCCGGTTGACGGTGCAGCGGTCCAAGGCGATCACACGCGAGGTGAACGACCTGTGCCGCCGGGTCCGGCCGATCGCGGACGCCCTGGTCGACGCCTGGGGCGTCCCGCCCGAGATGCTGCGCTCGCCGGACCTGGTGGGGTGACGGGGCGCCGGGTCAGCCGGCGCGGGCGGTCCGGCCGTCGGCGCCGGACCGCTCGTGGTCGGTGCGCGCGGTCTCCAGGAGGGTGCGCCAGGACGTGACCGTGGGGCGCCGGCGCAGCAGCGCCCGGCGCTCGCGTTCCGTCATGCCGCCCCACACGCCGTGCTCGATGCGCTCGTCCAGGGCGTGGGACAGGCACTCGGTCCTGACCACGCACGCGGCGCAGATCCGCTTGGCGCCGGACTGGGCCGCTCCTTCGACGAACAGCTCCTCCGGGTCCGCCGTGCGGCACGCCGCTGCTTCCCACCACGAGCCCTGCCTCTCGGCCATGACCCAA includes:
- a CDS encoding WhiB family transcriptional regulator, with amino-acid sequence MAERQGSWWEAAACRTADPEELFVEGAAQSGAKRICAACVVRTECLSHALDERIEHGVWGGMTERERRALLRRRPTVTSWRTLLETARTDHERSGADGRTARAG